Proteins from one Geomonas agri genomic window:
- a CDS encoding GPMC system family 4 glycosyltransferase — MRVGIIAPNYYPAETGNAVTVRRIEGQLRLLGCEVRVFPVGPLSGERLQAEVEEFAPQLLHAFHAYHGGRVAHALSKSLGIPYLITLTGTDIYQALSDQRGLEMHGALRCASRLVAFHACVKKRLGEHLPSLEERTVLIHQGVELPPEYAPLEKGARDEFVFLLPAGLRPVKNVMFPLAPLAELQARHPQVRLELAGPVLEPAYAAEVMEALEQYPFARYLGVVAHDAMGELYRRVDVVLNTSLTEGGMANTVLEALAYAKPVLASDIEGNRSIIRDGVTGLVYHSGADFCAKAEHLVTDAHLRDRLGKNGRCLVGDSCCPEKEAGAYLSLYCDILTA; from the coding sequence ATGCGTGTCGGCATCATCGCCCCCAACTACTATCCCGCGGAAACCGGCAATGCAGTCACTGTAAGACGTATCGAGGGCCAGCTCAGGCTCTTGGGTTGCGAGGTGCGGGTTTTCCCGGTGGGGCCGCTGTCGGGCGAGCGTCTGCAGGCTGAGGTCGAGGAATTCGCACCGCAGTTGTTGCATGCCTTTCATGCCTATCACGGCGGGAGGGTTGCGCACGCGCTGTCGAAATCGCTTGGCATCCCCTACCTGATCACCCTGACCGGGACGGACATCTACCAAGCGCTCTCCGATCAGCGCGGCCTGGAGATGCACGGGGCCCTGCGCTGCGCCTCCCGGTTAGTCGCCTTCCATGCCTGCGTTAAGAAGCGCCTGGGTGAGCACCTCCCGAGCCTGGAAGAGCGCACCGTCCTGATCCACCAGGGGGTTGAGCTTCCGCCCGAGTACGCTCCATTAGAGAAGGGGGCGCGGGATGAATTTGTGTTCCTGCTGCCTGCCGGGCTGCGTCCAGTGAAGAACGTGATGTTTCCCCTGGCCCCCCTGGCCGAGCTACAGGCCCGCCATCCTCAGGTCCGGTTGGAACTGGCCGGTCCGGTGCTCGAGCCGGCCTATGCCGCCGAGGTCATGGAAGCGTTGGAGCAGTATCCCTTTGCCCGCTATCTCGGCGTGGTGGCTCACGACGCCATGGGCGAACTGTACCGGCGCGTCGATGTCGTGTTGAACACCTCCCTCACCGAAGGGGGCATGGCCAACACTGTCCTCGAGGCGCTTGCCTATGCCAAGCCGGTCCTGGCTTCCGATATTGAGGGAAACCGTTCCATCATCAGGGACGGCGTAACCGGCCTGGTTTACCACAGTGGAGCCGATTTCTGCGCCAAGGCCGAGCACCTGGTGACCGACGCGCACCTGCGTGACCGGCTAGGGAAGAATGGCAGGTGCCTGGTGGGTGACAGCTGCTGTCCCGAGAAAGAAGCCGGCGCCTACCTCTCTCTCTACTGCGACATCCTCACCGCCTAG
- a CDS encoding methylmalonyl-CoA carboxytransferase subunit 5S → MNRIIDITELALRDAHQSLIATRLGIDDMIPACEDLDNAGFWSLECWGGATYDACIRFLNEDPWVRLRTFKSLMPKTPLQMLLRGQNLLGYRHYQDEVVDRFVQKSAENGVDVFRIFDALNDLRNIERSVKAVKKVGKHAQGAISYTVSPIHTTQAYLEQAKRLVEMGCDSICIKDMAALIKPQAAYELVRGIKEYCGEQTRVQLHVHATTGVTMVSLMKAVEAGVDCVDTAVSSMSLGPGHNPTESFVEMLEHTGNATRIDLGRMLRVKEHFSKILPRYREFLSTVTGVETEIFRSQIPGGMLSNMESQLKQQGAADRMHEVLDEIPVVRKDTGYVPLVTPTSQIVGTQAVLNTLMGRYKVLTGEFADLMLGYYGAAPGELNPEVVEMARRHAKKEPITVRPADLLEPEWDKLRAAALPLEGCDGSDEDVLTYALFPQVAPKFFASRREGPRNVGKDPATGASETNIPEGHPGKITGPVTYTVTLSGQQHKVTVAPYGQE, encoded by the coding sequence ATGAACCGTATCATCGACATAACCGAACTGGCTCTGCGCGATGCCCACCAGAGCCTGATAGCCACCCGCCTAGGCATCGACGACATGATCCCCGCCTGCGAGGACCTCGACAACGCCGGCTTCTGGTCCCTGGAGTGCTGGGGTGGCGCCACTTACGACGCCTGCATCAGATTCCTGAACGAGGACCCCTGGGTGCGGCTGCGTACCTTCAAGTCGCTCATGCCCAAGACACCACTGCAGATGTTGCTGCGCGGCCAGAACCTGCTCGGCTACCGGCACTACCAAGACGAGGTGGTGGACCGCTTCGTCCAGAAGAGCGCCGAGAACGGCGTCGACGTCTTCCGCATCTTCGATGCGCTCAACGACCTGCGCAACATTGAGCGCTCGGTTAAGGCGGTCAAGAAGGTCGGCAAGCACGCCCAAGGCGCCATCTCCTACACCGTGAGCCCGATTCACACCACCCAGGCCTACCTGGAGCAGGCGAAACGGCTGGTGGAAATGGGGTGCGATTCCATATGCATCAAGGACATGGCGGCCCTCATCAAGCCGCAGGCGGCCTACGAGCTGGTGCGCGGTATCAAAGAGTATTGCGGCGAGCAGACCCGCGTGCAGCTCCACGTCCACGCCACCACCGGCGTGACCATGGTGAGCCTGATGAAGGCGGTCGAGGCGGGCGTGGATTGTGTCGACACGGCAGTCAGTTCCATGTCGCTGGGGCCAGGGCACAACCCTACGGAGAGCTTCGTGGAGATGCTGGAACATACCGGCAACGCCACCAGGATTGATCTCGGGCGGATGCTGCGCGTCAAGGAGCACTTCTCCAAGATACTGCCGCGCTACCGCGAATTCCTCTCCACAGTCACCGGCGTCGAGACGGAGATCTTCAGGAGCCAGATACCCGGCGGGATGCTCTCCAACATGGAAAGCCAGCTGAAGCAGCAGGGGGCGGCGGACCGCATGCACGAGGTGCTGGACGAGATTCCTGTGGTGCGCAAGGACACGGGGTACGTGCCGCTGGTGACTCCCACCAGCCAGATCGTGGGGACACAGGCGGTACTGAACACGCTGATGGGGCGCTACAAGGTGCTGACCGGCGAGTTCGCCGACCTGATGCTTGGCTACTACGGTGCCGCCCCCGGTGAGCTGAACCCCGAGGTGGTGGAGATGGCCCGGCGCCACGCGAAGAAGGAGCCCATCACGGTGCGCCCCGCCGACCTGCTCGAGCCGGAATGGGACAAGCTGCGCGCAGCGGCGCTACCGCTGGAAGGGTGTGACGGCAGCGACGAGGACGTGCTCACCTACGCCCTGTTCCCGCAAGTGGCGCCGAAGTTCTTTGCCAGCAGGCGCGAAGGGCCGAGGAACGTGGGCAAGGACCCGGCCACCGGCGCTTCCGAAACCAACATCCCCGAGGGGCATCCCGGCAAGATCACCGGCCCCGTTACCTACACGGTCACCTTGAGCGGTCAGCAGCACAAGGTCACCGTGGCGCCGTACGGCCAGGAATAG
- a CDS encoding acyl-CoA carboxylase subunit beta, whose product MSIEEKVKELNERKERLKLGGGRAKIDQQHAQQSLTARERIETLVDKDSFQEVGLFARHRCTNFGMAGKEFPAEGVVTGAGTVGGRLVHLASQDFTVAGGSAGEVHSDKIVQSMLSALKTGTPFVFMNDSGGARIQEGIDSLAGYGKIFYHNVMLSGVVPQISLICGPCAGGAAYSPALTDFIIQTAGARMFITGPSVIKEAIGEEITAEALGGPLSQMNYAGVAHFIAENDLVALRICKRLLSFLPSNNLEDPPQLEAHDIVVPDKTLNTLVPTDPKKGYDVRQVITRLVDGGDFLEVQPLFAPNIVVGFARILGRSVGVVANQPSVLAGALDINASDKGARFVRFCNAFNIPLITLVDVPGFLPGVQQEQGGIIRHGAKMLFAYSAATVPKITVIMRKAYGGAFLAMCGKELETDRVFAWPTAEIAVMGPQGAVNVIFRNEIAQAEDPQKRRQELIESYQSTFATPYAAAGRRDVDDIIEPAETRRHLAMTLDILHTKREFRPMKKHGLIPL is encoded by the coding sequence ATGTCGATAGAGGAAAAGGTCAAGGAGCTCAACGAAAGGAAAGAGAGGCTGAAGCTAGGCGGGGGGCGCGCCAAGATCGACCAGCAGCACGCCCAGCAGAGCCTCACCGCGCGGGAGCGTATCGAGACGCTGGTCGACAAGGACAGTTTCCAGGAAGTTGGTCTCTTCGCGAGGCATCGCTGCACCAATTTCGGCATGGCGGGCAAGGAGTTTCCGGCCGAAGGTGTCGTGACCGGCGCGGGCACGGTGGGGGGGCGGTTGGTGCACCTGGCCAGCCAGGATTTTACTGTGGCAGGGGGCTCGGCTGGGGAAGTGCACAGCGACAAGATCGTCCAGTCCATGCTATCCGCCCTGAAGACCGGCACCCCCTTCGTGTTCATGAACGATTCCGGCGGCGCGCGCATCCAGGAAGGGATCGACTCGCTGGCAGGCTATGGCAAAATCTTCTACCACAACGTGATGCTCTCCGGCGTGGTGCCCCAGATCTCGCTCATCTGTGGTCCCTGCGCCGGCGGCGCAGCTTACAGCCCGGCCCTCACCGACTTCATCATCCAGACCGCCGGTGCGCGTATGTTCATCACTGGCCCCTCGGTCATCAAAGAGGCGATCGGCGAAGAGATCACGGCCGAGGCGCTGGGGGGGCCTCTTTCCCAGATGAACTACGCCGGCGTCGCCCATTTCATCGCGGAGAACGACCTGGTAGCGCTGCGCATCTGCAAACGGCTCCTTTCCTTCCTTCCGTCCAACAACCTCGAAGATCCGCCTCAACTGGAAGCGCACGACATCGTGGTGCCGGACAAGACCCTGAACACCCTGGTCCCCACTGATCCGAAGAAGGGGTACGACGTGCGCCAGGTCATCACGCGCCTGGTGGACGGCGGTGACTTCCTGGAGGTCCAGCCGCTGTTCGCGCCCAACATCGTAGTCGGTTTCGCCCGCATCCTGGGGCGGAGCGTCGGTGTCGTGGCCAACCAGCCCAGCGTCCTAGCCGGCGCCCTCGACATCAACGCCTCCGACAAGGGGGCACGCTTCGTCCGTTTCTGCAACGCGTTCAACATTCCGCTGATCACGCTGGTGGATGTCCCGGGATTCCTGCCCGGCGTGCAGCAGGAGCAGGGCGGGATCATCCGTCACGGCGCCAAGATGCTCTTCGCCTACTCCGCAGCAACGGTTCCCAAGATCACCGTCATCATGCGCAAGGCCTACGGCGGCGCCTTCCTGGCCATGTGCGGCAAGGAACTGGAGACCGACCGCGTCTTTGCCTGGCCCACCGCGGAGATCGCCGTGATGGGGCCGCAGGGAGCGGTCAACGTCATCTTCAGGAACGAGATCGCCCAGGCCGAGGATCCGCAGAAGAGGCGTCAGGAACTGATCGAGTCCTACCAGAGCACCTTTGCGACGCCGTATGCCGCGGCCGGGAGGCGGGACGTGGATGACATCATCGAGCCTGCCGAGACCAGGCGTCACCTGGCCATGACGCTCGACATCCTGCACACCAAACGCGAGTTCCGGCCCATGAAGAAGCATGGGCTGATTCCGCTGTGA
- a CDS encoding biotin/lipoyl-containing protein has protein sequence MQLTMTIDGKKYRVDVEVEEGEEVRLAESYPTTTVQAAPAPMTRMPMTAPTPVTGAPPGGAAAGSDKICRSPIAGVVFKVVAQVGQHLEVNDLLVVLEAMKMETNITAHMSGKVEKILVSVGEAVQPGQPIAEFA, from the coding sequence GTGCAGCTTACAATGACCATCGACGGGAAGAAGTACCGGGTGGATGTGGAAGTCGAGGAGGGCGAAGAGGTCCGGTTGGCCGAGTCGTATCCGACCACCACGGTGCAGGCGGCACCGGCGCCGATGACGCGCATGCCGATGACCGCCCCGACACCGGTCACCGGTGCGCCGCCGGGAGGCGCTGCCGCCGGATCGGACAAGATCTGCCGTAGCCCGATAGCGGGCGTGGTCTTCAAGGTGGTGGCGCAGGTGGGGCAGCACCTGGAGGTGAATGATCTCCTCGTGGTTCTCGAGGCCATGAAGATGGAGACCAACATCACTGCGCACATGTCCGGCAAGGTCGAGAAGATCCTCGTCTCCGTCGGCGAAGCCGTCCAGCCCGGGCAGCCCATCGCGGAGTTCGCGTGA
- a CDS encoding CHRD domain-containing protein has protein sequence MRKIRLLLLVLVAAFFAVSTGYAAEHSFKAKLTPKEEVGKPDAKSSGKAEFKLSKDGKELTYKLYVKNIMDASAAHIHVGKKGENGPPIVGLFSGGKKGKFSGVLSEGKVGANDLMGDYKGKFDELVKLLRSGDTYVNVHTDKYPDGEIRGQIK, from the coding sequence ATGAGAAAGATTAGGCTGTTACTGCTAGTGTTGGTAGCCGCGTTCTTTGCTGTCTCGACCGGCTATGCCGCTGAGCACAGCTTCAAAGCAAAATTGACCCCGAAAGAGGAGGTCGGCAAGCCTGACGCCAAGTCTTCAGGCAAGGCTGAATTCAAGCTCAGCAAAGACGGCAAGGAGCTGACTTACAAGCTCTACGTCAAGAACATCATGGACGCCAGCGCGGCTCACATTCATGTCGGCAAAAAGGGCGAGAATGGCCCGCCGATTGTTGGACTCTTCAGCGGTGGCAAGAAAGGGAAATTCTCGGGCGTGCTCTCCGAGGGTAAAGTCGGTGCCAATGACCTGATGGGCGACTATAAAGGGAAATTCGACGAACTCGTCAAACTGCTCAGGTCTGGCGACACCTACGTGAACGTTCACACCGACAAGTACCCGGACGGCGAGATCCGCGGTCAGATCAAATAA
- the rmuC gene encoding DNA recombination protein RmuC — MSADVTQLITLLLLAATLVVTLLCYLSLKRHSSSEARFDQLEKGLERLERTLQDELRRNREELGGNLRNFGEAVQKRMVDIASLQKGQMEGFTQQLANLTASNEQRLDKLRETVEVRLKWLQEDNSKKLEQMRATVDEKLHETLEKRLGESFKQVSGQLEQVHKGLGEMQSLASGVGDLKKVLSNIKTRGTLGEVQLHNLLEQILTPDQYGTNVATKPGSDARVEFAVRLPGRDEKPLWLPIDAKFPQEDFLRLVEAQEQGNQVAVLEATKQFDKTVQGMAKLICDKYLAPPETTDFAVMFLANEASYAQVLSRPGLFDAILREHKVIVAGPTTIAALLSSLSLGFKTLAIEKRSSDVWRLLGAIKTEFMTFGTLLEKTRKKLDEASSSIDTAATRTRRIQRKMQGIEELPEHEAKGLLGVELPAGPDIESGEVVLIDEA, encoded by the coding sequence ATGAGCGCCGACGTCACGCAATTGATCACCCTGCTGCTCCTTGCCGCCACGCTGGTGGTGACCCTTTTGTGCTACCTGAGCCTGAAGCGACACTCATCCTCGGAGGCGCGCTTCGATCAGCTTGAAAAGGGGCTGGAGCGGCTGGAGCGGACCCTACAGGACGAGTTGCGCCGCAACCGCGAGGAGTTGGGCGGAAACCTGCGCAACTTCGGGGAAGCAGTACAGAAGAGGATGGTAGATATCGCGTCGCTGCAGAAAGGCCAGATGGAGGGATTCACGCAGCAGCTCGCCAATCTCACCGCCAGCAATGAACAGCGCCTGGACAAGTTACGCGAGACAGTGGAAGTACGGCTCAAGTGGCTGCAGGAGGATAACTCCAAGAAGCTTGAGCAGATGCGGGCCACGGTGGACGAGAAGCTGCATGAAACCCTGGAAAAGCGTCTGGGCGAGTCATTCAAGCAGGTTAGCGGGCAGTTGGAGCAGGTGCACAAGGGGCTGGGCGAGATGCAGTCGCTAGCCTCCGGAGTCGGCGACCTGAAGAAGGTCCTCTCCAACATCAAGACCCGCGGCACACTGGGCGAGGTCCAGCTGCACAACCTTCTGGAGCAGATTCTCACCCCGGATCAGTATGGCACCAACGTTGCCACCAAGCCCGGCAGCGATGCCCGGGTCGAGTTCGCAGTCAGGCTCCCGGGACGGGACGAGAAGCCACTCTGGCTTCCCATCGACGCCAAGTTCCCGCAGGAAGACTTCCTGCGCCTGGTGGAAGCCCAGGAGCAGGGGAACCAGGTGGCCGTTCTCGAGGCGACCAAGCAGTTCGACAAGACAGTCCAAGGGATGGCCAAGCTGATTTGCGACAAGTACCTCGCCCCTCCCGAGACCACCGATTTCGCCGTCATGTTCCTCGCCAACGAGGCGAGCTACGCGCAGGTATTGAGCCGGCCCGGTCTTTTCGACGCTATCCTGCGCGAGCACAAAGTCATCGTCGCCGGCCCCACCACCATCGCCGCCCTGCTCTCCTCGCTGAGCCTCGGTTTCAAGACCCTGGCCATCGAGAAACGCAGCAGCGACGTCTGGCGCCTGTTGGGAGCCATCAAGACCGAGTTCATGACCTTCGGGACGCTGCTTGAGAAGACCAGGAAGAAGCTGGATGAGGCCTCCTCCAGCATCGACACCGCCGCGACGAGGACCCGTCGCATCCAGCGCAAGATGCAGGGGATCGAGGAGTTGCCGGAGCACGAGGCCAAGGGGCTGTTGGGAGTGGAGCTGCCCGCCGGTCCCGATATAGAGTCGGGTGAGGTAGTGCTGATCGACGAGGCTTAA
- a CDS encoding alpha/beta fold hydrolase has translation MNLNVNDINIAYDGMGSGPAIILIHGFPLNRQMWQPQLQPLADAGYRVIAPDLRGFGASDAPAGGYSMDVFADDIIALMDSLKIDKAVVSGMSMGGYVLLNLMERYPDRVRAACFIATRANADDEAGRARRSAMAAEAERLGANPVIKIFAELLFATETAERNPALIALVTSWMRSASPQGLAGGLLAMRDRKDYVEDLKSFPFPSLVLAGAEDRAAPLEVANVLIEGLVGCKSRIIDKAGHMLNMEQPAIFNKTLIDFLKSLPE, from the coding sequence ATGAATCTCAATGTTAATGATATAAATATCGCCTACGACGGCATGGGATCCGGTCCCGCTATCATCCTCATCCATGGCTTTCCGCTGAACCGCCAGATGTGGCAGCCGCAGTTGCAGCCCCTGGCCGATGCCGGCTACCGCGTCATTGCGCCCGACCTGCGCGGCTTCGGCGCCAGCGACGCCCCTGCAGGTGGCTACAGCATGGACGTCTTTGCCGATGACATCATCGCCTTGATGGATTCGCTAAAGATCGACAAGGCGGTGGTGAGCGGCATGTCTATGGGTGGCTACGTCCTGTTGAACCTCATGGAGCGCTACCCTGACCGGGTCCGTGCCGCCTGTTTCATCGCCACACGCGCCAACGCCGACGACGAGGCGGGACGCGCGCGCAGGAGCGCGATGGCCGCCGAGGCCGAGCGGCTCGGCGCGAACCCCGTCATCAAGATCTTCGCGGAACTTCTTTTTGCGACCGAAACGGCTGAGCGCAATCCCGCATTGATCGCGCTGGTCACCTCCTGGATGCGCAGCGCCTCCCCACAGGGGCTGGCGGGGGGACTTTTAGCCATGAGGGACAGGAAGGATTACGTGGAAGACCTCAAATCGTTCCCGTTCCCCTCGCTGGTTTTGGCCGGAGCCGAAGACCGCGCCGCGCCACTGGAGGTAGCCAACGTGCTCATAGAGGGCCTAGTCGGCTGCAAAAGCAGGATCATCGACAAGGCTGGGCACATGTTGAACATGGAGCAGCCCGCGATATTCAATAAGACCCTGATCGACTTCCTGAAATCGCTGCCGGAGTAA
- the recD gene encoding exodeoxyribonuclease V subunit alpha, producing the protein MTPEGIQLNDIDRQFAAFICRLAGSRDQHVEAAAALLSRGVTAGDVCLDLGSALEEGRAAGFRLESAATWCDRLKASPAVGAPGEFKPLILDTTGRLYLQRYWRYESELAEAILNRGEPAPFDWERLRQGLSRLFPPTPGETDWQRIAALAAVTRRFCVISGGPGTGKTTTVVKVLSLLLEQAGTGAGSALRIALAAPTGKAAARLKESISGGLDKADPGVRELIPEEVFTLHRLLGYLKGSSGFRHNSDNPLPYDVIIVDEASMVSLPLMAKLVCALRQDTRLILLGDRDQLASVEAGAVLGDMCDTGGAHGFSADFVELAADVAGDTVEIQPGIGPLGDAVVLLRKSYRFSSSGGIGKVATLVNAGDASGALAACLDPALTDVALASLPPAAGLAEALAKRITDGYGAYLRTETPEAAFAEFSRFRILCAMRSGPYGVEALNLLVRQRLAQAGLIHPHGRCYAGEPVMITRNDYNLGLFNGDVGLILPDAENGGELRAFFPSGSGGMRKVLPLRLPEYECAFAMTVHKSQGSEFEKVLLVLPDRDNPVLTRELVYTAITRAKKSVELLTDQSLFVTAVERRVTRRSGLRERLWGPTN; encoded by the coding sequence ATGACTCCCGAAGGGATTCAGCTCAACGACATAGACCGGCAGTTCGCCGCCTTCATCTGCCGCCTGGCGGGGAGCCGCGATCAGCACGTCGAGGCGGCCGCTGCGCTGTTGAGCCGTGGGGTAACCGCGGGCGACGTCTGCCTCGATCTCGGCTCCGCCCTGGAGGAAGGGCGTGCCGCCGGGTTCCGTCTCGAATCAGCGGCGACTTGGTGCGATCGGCTGAAAGCCTCCCCCGCCGTCGGAGCCCCCGGCGAGTTCAAGCCTCTCATCCTGGACACCACGGGCCGCCTGTACTTGCAGCGCTACTGGCGCTACGAAAGCGAACTGGCCGAGGCGATTCTGAACCGGGGCGAACCGGCGCCGTTTGACTGGGAACGACTGCGGCAGGGCTTAAGCCGCCTCTTCCCGCCCACGCCGGGCGAAACCGACTGGCAGCGCATCGCCGCCCTCGCCGCCGTCACCAGGCGTTTCTGCGTCATCTCCGGTGGGCCAGGGACCGGCAAGACTACCACCGTGGTTAAGGTGCTCTCGCTGCTGCTGGAACAGGCCGGCACCGGAGCCGGCAGCGCCCTCCGCATCGCCCTGGCCGCCCCCACCGGGAAAGCCGCGGCACGGCTGAAGGAGTCCATCTCCGGCGGACTCGACAAGGCCGACCCCGGGGTCCGGGAGCTGATCCCGGAAGAAGTCTTCACCCTGCATCGACTGCTCGGCTACCTGAAAGGTTCCAGCGGCTTCCGGCACAACAGCGACAACCCACTCCCCTACGACGTGATCATCGTCGACGAAGCGTCAATGGTCTCCCTGCCGCTCATGGCGAAGCTGGTCTGCGCGCTGCGCCAGGATACCCGACTGATCCTCCTGGGCGACCGGGACCAGCTCGCCTCCGTGGAAGCCGGGGCTGTGTTGGGCGACATGTGCGACACCGGCGGGGCGCATGGATTCTCCGCCGATTTCGTAGAACTAGCGGCCGACGTGGCCGGCGATACCGTCGAGATCCAGCCTGGCATCGGGCCGCTCGGTGATGCCGTCGTCCTGCTGCGGAAAAGTTATCGCTTCTCGTCTTCGGGAGGCATAGGCAAGGTTGCCACCCTGGTCAATGCCGGTGACGCCTCGGGAGCCTTGGCTGCCTGTCTCGATCCTGCCCTTACCGACGTGGCGCTGGCCTCGCTACCGCCCGCCGCCGGGCTGGCCGAAGCCCTCGCCAAGCGCATCACCGACGGCTATGGCGCTTATTTGCGCACCGAAACGCCCGAAGCTGCGTTCGCAGAGTTCAGCCGGTTCCGTATCCTATGCGCCATGCGCAGCGGCCCGTACGGCGTCGAAGCCCTCAACCTGCTGGTACGGCAGCGACTGGCGCAGGCCGGGTTGATCCATCCGCACGGCCGTTGCTACGCCGGCGAGCCGGTGATGATCACCAGGAACGACTACAACCTGGGGCTGTTCAACGGCGACGTCGGCCTGATCCTCCCCGACGCCGAAAACGGCGGAGAGCTGCGCGCCTTCTTCCCCTCCGGTTCCGGCGGCATGAGAAAAGTGTTGCCGCTGCGTCTCCCCGAGTACGAATGCGCCTTTGCCATGACCGTCCATAAGAGCCAGGGATCCGAGTTCGAGAAAGTCCTCCTGGTTCTCCCCGACCGCGACAACCCGGTGCTGACGCGGGAGCTTGTTTATACGGCGATAACAAGAGCGAAAAAATCGGTCGAGCTGCTTACCGACCAATCCCTCTTTGTCACCGCAGTGGAACGCCGAGTGACCAGAAGGTCCGGCCTGCGCGAACGGCTGTGGGGTCCCACGAACTAA